The following are from one region of the Arachis duranensis cultivar V14167 chromosome 10, aradu.V14167.gnm2.J7QH, whole genome shotgun sequence genome:
- the LOC107470215 gene encoding uncharacterized protein LOC107470215 → MENRQENLFPPSLPNQQLLFFDEELWLMAEERAQEILCTIQPNVISEVTRKEIIEYVRRLIRGYYGAEVFPFGSVPLKTYLPDGDIDLTALSHEKDEEDLANMVCSMLQSKGNSEFQVTDIQHIHAKVQVVKCTVKNIAVDISFNQMAGLCAMHFLEQVDKLAGKYHLLKRSIILIKAWCYYESRILGAHHGLLSTYAVEILVLYIINLYHSSLRGPLEVLYKFLDYYSAFDWESNYVTIDGSKPLSSLPEIIETPECERGGFLLDKEFLKNYRDMCSILAKESETKTHEFPTKYMNILDPLRNDNNLGRSVSRGNLHRIRFALSFGARKLKEILALPGEKMGSALERFFMNTLDRNGKGQRPDVEVPVHAFGTGRCEEPVLYGDCENYYDALQYLQLYCSSPRPLSALPSSQSATQADIHAVSTQQNWNLYYQSGATVYVPIQTDVYAPTCPDVYVPIQNDVYVPIQTDVYAPAHTFYRQNVPHATFGLEEIRKSRGTGTYIPDVTRNSYWDMRVKENKPRRHAPVNHHNVLPKSPPKKPPPEEVHSKETHSNSNIVKVANEEFAIPSGMSHNVLPKAPQKKQPPEEVHSNETPGANGNSRPFELAKEEFPLLSSIHQKSTPEVQESIHFTISEQAKNSSLCQLDIKFGSYRKSEPSLPTMDKKADSSAWSSESTMIVVPGMAKQRNKECSESDVKRGE, encoded by the exons ATGGAAAATAGGCAAGAAAATTTGTTTCCCCCATCCTTGCCTAACCAACAACTGCTGTTCTTCGATGAGGAACTATGGCTGATGGCTGAAGAAAGGGCCCAAGAGATACTATGTACAATTCAACCAAATGTAATTTCTGAGGTGACTAGAAAGGAGATTATTGAATATGTTCGGAGGCTGATTAGAGGTTACTATGGAGCAGAG GTCTTTCCATTTGGTTCAGTCCCCCTAAAAACTTATCTTCCAGATGGAGATATTGACTTGACAGCTCTCAGTCATGAAAAGGATGAGGAGGATTTGGCTAACATGGTATGCAGTATGCTCCAAAGTAAAGGCAATTCTGAATTCCAGGTGACAGACATACAACATATACATGCAAAG GTCCAAGTTGTGAAATGCACGGTGAAGAATATTGCAGTTGACATCTCTTTCAATCAGATGGCTGGACTTTGTgctatgcactttcttgagcag GTTGACAAACTTGCTGGGAAATACCATCTTTTGAAGCGCAGTATTATCTTAATCAAAGCTTGGTGCTATTATGAGAGCCGAATTCTCGGTGCACACCATGGCCTGTTATCCACATATGCAGTGGAAATATTAGTTTTGTATATTATCAATCTTTATCATTCATCATTGCGTGGTCCTCTAGAG GTGTTGTACAAATTTTTGGACTACTACAGTGCGTTTGATTGGGAAAGTAACTATGTCACAATTGATGGTTCCAAGCCCTTATCTTCACTTCCAGAAATTATTG AGACACCAGAATGTGAGCGGGGCGGTTTTTTGCTTGACAAAGAGTTTCTGAAAAATTACAGGGATATGTGCTCTATTTTAGCAAAAGAGTCTGAGACTAAAACTCATGAATTTCCCACCAAGTATATGAACATTTTGGATCCTCTAAGAAACGACAACAACCTAGGTCGTAGCGTCAGCAGAG GAAATTTGCATCGAATTAGATTTGCTCTTTCCTTTGGAGCTCGAAAGCTTAAGGAGATCCTTGCACTTCCTGGGGAAAAGATGGGTTCAGCACTAGAGAGGTTTTTCATGAACACTTTGGACAGAAATGGGAAAGGGCAAAGGCCAGATGTTGAAGTTCCTGTTCATGCATTTGGTACTGGAAGATGTGAAGAACCTGTACTCTATGGAGATTGTGAAAATTACTATGATGCCCTACAATATCTTCAGTTATACTGTAGCTCTCCCAGGCCGTTATCTGCACTTCCAAGCTCACAATCAGCCACTCAGGCTGACATCCATGCAGTATCGACGCAGCAAAACTGGAATTTGTATTATCAAAGTGGTGCTACTGTATATGTACCAATACAGACAGATGTATATGCCCCAACATGTCCTGATGTTTATGTACCGATACAGAATGATGTATATGTCCCTATACAAACCGATGTATATGCTCCAGCACATACATTCTATCGACAGAATGTTCCGCATGCAACTTTCGGCCTTGAAGAAATACGGAAATCACGAGGAACTGGCACATACATACCTGATGTG ACTCGTAATTCTTATTGGGATATGCGCGTAAAGGAGAACAAACCAAGGAGACATGCTCCTGTGAATCACCATAATGTGTTACCAAAATCACCTCCGAAAAAGCCACCACCGGAGGAGGTTCATTCCAAAGAAACACACAGTAATTCAAATATTGTCAAGGTTGCAAATGAAGAATTTGCAATTCCTTCAGGCATGAGTCATAATGTATTGCCTAAAGCACCTCAGAAAAAGCAGCCACCAGAGGAGGTTCATTCCAATGAGACACCTGGCGCAAACGGTAATTCAAGGCCGTTTGAGCTTGCAAAGGAAGAATTCCCTCTTCTTTCAAGCATTCACCAAAAAAGCACACCAGAAGTCCAGGAGTCTATTCATTTTACTATCTCTGAGCAGGCCAAGAATTCCTCCTTATGTCAACTCGATATCAAATTCGGAAGTTACAGGAAATCAGAACCGAGTTTGCCAACAATGGATAAGAAGGCGGATTCCAGCGCTTGGTCATCTGAGAGCACAATGATTGTTGTTCCAGGGATGGCAAAGCAGAGGAACAAAGAATGTTCTGAGAGTGATGTGAAGAGGGGCGAATAG